The Spirochaetota bacterium sequence GCGGATCACGGCCACCGCCCGTACCGATTTTTCCTCGAACCGGAGTTCGCCTTCCGCCCCGTATTTTCGCATGATGCACGAAAGCGCTTCCATTTTCTCGTCCCCGTCGGGGAGCAGGCGCGCCCTCCCGGAACCTATTACGCTCCGATACTTCATTCCCCAGCCGCAGGGCGCCGCGGCGCGTACCATCTGATGATCGGTATCGACCTCGAAACACACGCGGTCATTCCTTGAAATGATTTCGATTTTACGGCCGATGGGAGCGGAATGAAAAAACAACGACTTCCCGTCATAGCCGAAATTCATGGGGACGACATAAGGCGTTTCGCCGTCGCACAAGCCGATACGGCATACGAGCGCTTCGTTGAGGATCCGGTCGATTACGCGCCGATCCGTGATTTCCCTTTCGAGGCGTCTCATTCAGATGGAA is a genomic window containing:
- a CDS encoding pyridoxamine 5'-phosphate oxidase family protein produces the protein MRRLEREITDRRVIDRILNEALVCRIGLCDGETPYVVPMNFGYDGKSLFFHSAPIGRKIEIISRNDRVCFEVDTDHQMVRAAAPCGWGMKYRSVIGSGRARLLPDGDEKMEALSCIMRKYGAEGELRFEEKSVRAVAVIRVDIEEIRGKQAGQ